From one Solanum lycopersicum chromosome 12, SLM_r2.1 genomic stretch:
- the LOC138340350 gene encoding uncharacterized protein — protein MEHAPVNPPPLTDDNIRTALLQMSQAIITQAQMTTAQAQAMTAQANQEVVPHPHKQVTTMASRLRDFTRIPPCTFYGSKVNEDPQEFIDDVYKIFLAMGLSSSLKDELATYHLKDVEQACLLQWKDNRNLRDGERARARRKSNDAKREICFDGGSSKNRLEIQDKRRFMKWVSSEVPSKFPKASGDRVCNPKSKKGKGPNSPTEKPTCGKCGKKHYSDCLKGTYNCFGCGKNGHKVRSYPNVRTQDKGSGHAQASGSSDSPKKNRFYSLCSRGKQDTSPNVVTVMLKVFSIDAYALLDPSATL, from the exons ATGGAACATGCACCGgtcaatcctcctcctttgacggATGATAATATAAGGACCGCTCTTCTCCAAATGTCCCAAGCTATCATTACTCAAGCACAAATGACCACGGctcaagcccaagctatgacggcCCAAGCAAACCAAGAGGTTGTGCCCCATCCTCATaaacaagtcactactatggcttcccgtcTACGGGACTTTACTAGGATACCCCCTTGTACTTTTTACGGGTCTAAGGTTAATGAAGATCCCCAAGAATTTATCGATGAtgtctataaaatatttttggctATGGGGTTGTCATCAAGTCTGAAGGACGAATTGGCCACCTATCACCTCAAAGACGTGGAACAAGCATGTTTACTgcaatggaaggataataggaACTTGAGAG ATGGTGAAAGGGCAAGGGCTAGGAGGAAGAGTAATGATGCTAAGAGGGAAATCTgttttgatggaggttcttctAAGAATAGGCTAGAGATACAAGACAAACGTAGATTCATGAAATGGGTTTCAAGTGAAGTCCCTTCCAAGTTCCCAAaagctagtggtgatagggtgtgTAACCCTAAATCCAAGAAGGGAAAAGGTCCTAATTCACCAAccgagaagccaacttgtggaaagtgtggcaagaaacaCTATAGTGATTGCCTTAAGGGGACatataattgttttggttgtggtaaaaatGGGCATAAGGTTAGGAGTTACCCAAATGTTAGGactcaagacaagggtagtggtcatgctcaagcaagtggttctagtgattctccaaagaagaaccgtTTCTATTCTCTCTGCTCTAGGGGTAAGCAAGATACTTCTCCAAACGTGGTGACCGTTATGTTGAAAGTATTCTCTATTGATGCTTATGCATTACTTGATCCCAGTGCTaccttataa